A genomic segment from Bradyrhizobium sp. ISRA430 encodes:
- the ectB gene encoding diaminobutyrate--2-oxoglutarate transaminase → MDEAINQSRKMDASETLESNVRSYSRSFPAIFSRARGSIMLTEDGRRVIDFFSGAGALNYGHNNHAIREAITEYLASDAVVHGLDMATPARLEFMHTFKSVILRDRGLKYRFQFTGPTGSNAIEAALKLARKVTRRQNVIAFTNGYHGMSLGAIAASGNRFYRAGSGTSLCGTTFMPFDGYFGPTVDTANYLRKLLADESSGLDRPAAILVETVQGEGGINVAGEEWLKSIQGIANEVGALLVVDDIQMGCGRTGNFFSFEFAELSPDIVAMSKSLSGYGLPLSMLLIKEEFDAWQPGEHTGTFRGNNVALVSATAAVNAYWRDSTFSQQVQQMAQLMRKRLEVIASKYGNNFVVRGRGLALGFDCQATEIAAAATRKAFEKGVMLERCGPVDQVVKFLPALTIDHETMDEGLELFERALAETLH, encoded by the coding sequence ATGGATGAAGCAATCAACCAGTCGCGCAAAATGGACGCTTCGGAAACCCTCGAGTCTAACGTTCGCTCGTACTCACGTTCGTTTCCTGCCATTTTCAGCCGTGCACGCGGCTCTATTATGCTAACTGAGGACGGCCGAAGGGTCATTGACTTCTTCTCTGGCGCTGGAGCGCTGAACTATGGCCACAACAACCATGCAATTAGGGAAGCTATCACGGAGTATCTAGCATCGGATGCCGTTGTCCATGGTCTCGATATGGCGACTCCTGCAAGGCTTGAGTTTATGCATACTTTCAAATCTGTCATACTTCGGGACCGCGGTCTGAAATATCGCTTCCAATTCACGGGGCCAACGGGTTCAAATGCCATTGAGGCAGCTTTAAAGCTCGCACGCAAAGTTACCAGGCGTCAAAACGTCATTGCATTTACAAACGGCTATCATGGGATGAGCTTAGGAGCGATCGCCGCAAGCGGTAATCGGTTTTATCGCGCTGGTAGTGGCACTTCCCTGTGCGGCACAACCTTCATGCCTTTTGATGGTTATTTTGGTCCAACTGTAGATACTGCCAACTACTTGCGAAAACTACTGGCAGACGAAAGTAGTGGCCTTGATCGTCCGGCAGCCATTCTCGTGGAAACCGTGCAAGGGGAAGGCGGAATAAATGTAGCTGGTGAGGAATGGTTGAAGTCAATTCAGGGGATTGCAAATGAAGTTGGCGCGCTGTTGGTGGTCGACGATATCCAGATGGGATGCGGTCGGACGGGGAACTTTTTTAGCTTCGAGTTTGCAGAATTGTCGCCCGACATTGTTGCGATGTCCAAGTCGTTAAGTGGGTATGGCCTCCCACTTTCAATGTTGCTGATCAAAGAGGAGTTTGATGCTTGGCAACCAGGTGAGCACACTGGGACCTTCCGAGGGAACAATGTCGCACTGGTGTCTGCTACCGCCGCTGTAAATGCTTATTGGCGCGACTCGACGTTTTCGCAGCAGGTACAGCAAATGGCGCAACTAATGCGAAAACGGCTCGAGGTCATCGCATCGAAGTATGGGAATAATTTTGTTGTCCGAGGCCGAGGCCTTGCTCTAGGCTTTGATTGTCAAGCGACCGAAATAGCTGCGGCTGCGACGCGCAAGGCCTTCGAGAAAGGGGTGATGCTCGAACGATGCGGGCCCGTGGATCAAGTCGTAAAGTTTTTGCCTGCGCTCACGATCGACCATGAGACGATGGATGAAGGCTTAGAGCTGTTTGAGAGAGCTTTGGCTGAAACACTGCACTAA
- a CDS encoding IS110 family transposase: MDIHRSFAQVAILEDGVITRQLRVDLVHDRLVAFAKTLSREDEVVIEVTGNSAAVERLLRPHVKRVAVANPRLVRAIAYARIKTDKIDAETLAKLHAAGFLPEVWVADEDTYGRRRQIAERAGVLAQIVRIKGRMKAILHANLIPPYKGHLFGKSGQRWLESLPLPPEEYAMLQRLIAELERVTKQLLEIDKVVAQEALDDPRALKLMTIPGVSSVVASTVLASIGDIARFPSPDKLSSYFGLTRRIRQSGEHPARHGRISKQGNRDARKMLVEAAWSAKTAPGPLRAFFNRIQRKHGPGVAAVATARKLAVMIWHILTTGKDYAHARPAFTAMKLRKVALKAGAPRAYGKAGPGRDYWIKELREREAGYVARVEQAYERMVAAWKEKPKKLS, translated from the coding sequence ATGGACATCCATCGATCCTTCGCCCAGGTCGCTATTCTGGAGGACGGTGTGATAACCCGACAACTCCGCGTAGATCTTGTCCACGATAGACTTGTCGCGTTCGCCAAAACACTCAGCCGAGAGGATGAAGTGGTCATCGAGGTGACGGGCAACAGCGCGGCGGTCGAACGTCTTCTGCGCCCGCATGTTAAGCGCGTCGCGGTCGCCAACCCGAGGCTTGTTCGAGCGATCGCCTATGCGCGGATCAAAACGGATAAGATCGATGCTGAAACCCTGGCAAAGTTGCATGCTGCCGGTTTCTTGCCTGAGGTCTGGGTTGCCGACGAGGATACCTACGGCCGCCGGCGCCAGATAGCGGAGCGCGCTGGCGTCTTGGCGCAGATCGTCAGAATTAAGGGACGCATGAAGGCAATCCTACATGCCAATCTCATACCGCCCTACAAAGGCCACCTCTTCGGCAAGTCCGGGCAACGTTGGCTCGAGAGTCTGCCTCTTCCACCGGAAGAATATGCGATGCTCCAGCGTCTGATCGCGGAACTCGAACGCGTGACAAAACAGCTGTTGGAGATCGACAAAGTCGTGGCGCAAGAGGCTCTGGATGATCCACGGGCCCTCAAGCTGATGACGATTCCCGGCGTGAGTTCGGTCGTTGCTTCGACTGTGCTGGCTTCGATCGGCGACATCGCACGCTTCCCGTCACCGGATAAGCTAAGCAGCTACTTCGGTTTGACCCGTCGGATTCGACAATCGGGAGAGCACCCGGCAAGGCATGGTCGCATCTCGAAACAGGGTAATCGTGACGCCCGCAAGATGCTGGTTGAAGCGGCCTGGTCAGCCAAGACGGCGCCAGGGCCGCTGCGGGCCTTCTTCAACCGCATTCAGAGGAAGCATGGGCCTGGAGTCGCGGCCGTCGCAACGGCACGTAAGCTCGCAGTGATGATCTGGCACATCCTGACGACCGGGAAAGATTATGCTCACGCGCGCCCAGCGTTTACAGCGATGAAACTCCGGAAGGTGGCACTCAAGGCTGGAGCGCCCCGTGCCTATGGCAAGGCTGGCCCGGGTCGGGACTACTGGATCAAGGAACTCCGCGAGCGGGAAGCTGGCTACGTCGCACGCGTCGAGCAGGCGTACGAGCGGATGGTGGCGGCCTGGAAGGAGAAGCCAAAAAAGTTGTCATGA
- a CDS encoding transposase, with protein MANAMLDARQEDDSYRRVEVITGERRRRRWTGEEKARIVAESFGEGANISEVARRNGVSRGLLTVWRRQVAAAVVGKAPNFVPIQIDAESGSGTASEPERISRLQTKPLEIAAPPAKVCGVVEIEVNGARIRVEPGVELATLSTVLAALRGVR; from the coding sequence ATGGCAAATGCCATGCTTGATGCCAGGCAGGAAGATGACTCCTATCGTCGCGTCGAGGTGATCACTGGGGAGCGCCGACGGCGTCGGTGGACGGGCGAGGAGAAGGCCCGGATCGTGGCGGAGAGCTTTGGGGAGGGTGCGAACATCTCCGAGGTTGCGCGGCGCAATGGCGTTTCGCGCGGGCTGCTTACGGTGTGGCGACGCCAAGTTGCGGCGGCGGTGGTGGGCAAGGCGCCGAACTTCGTGCCAATCCAAATTGATGCCGAGAGCGGTAGCGGGACAGCCAGCGAGCCCGAGCGTATTTCGCGGCTACAGACGAAGCCTTTGGAGATCGCCGCGCCGCCGGCCAAGGTTTGCGGGGTTGTCGAGATCGAGGTGAACGGGGCGCGCATCCGGGTCGAGCCGGGCGTGGAGCTGGCGACGCTGTCGACCGTGCT